In Terriglobus sp. TAA 43, a single window of DNA contains:
- the dnaX gene encoding DNA polymerase III subunit gamma/tau, with translation MPYQVLARKYRPQRFADVAGQDHVTRTLQNALEQGRIAHGYIFSGHRGIGKTTIARILACALNCHRTIGSPERPTPEPCLTCDACLEIRAGNAVDVIEIDAATNRGIDEIRELRDAARYRPARDRFKIYILDEAHQITDAAFNALLKTLEEPPDHIVFMMATTEPENIPQTIRSRCQHFSFHAVKLDDILGELRGIAAHEGVAADEAALSLLAEAGDGSMRDALSIMDQAIASAPVIDGKAQLSAAEIRELMGTVPNTVFEEILESVARNDAATVLTTAGRLLDAGNSPSQIARQFVRYLRNCVVAKIASLTEDENSSDLLQISPDERRRAVRTALLFTEEELTRFLNVMLRTFDDLGFRQEQRLHLEMGLIKLVHLQRLVPVEEFLAQLPKTAGNPTPRVLPPQRTAIPAAPAPVPRPSTASSRFSGAPEPAAPRTQAAPAPSISTSPFASNAVESSARPVASVISQLQTEGNLALAPEPVKEPANVSPLAQPGVITMPEPSTGLNAHVAPSPIVLEEPVAISTQADENYDPSWENIVPPEEDPEATEPASQPVATGSVASGTAELQAAAVEALFATKKNNSAAEQLEESHWTIADGEVKIEVSLSKPMIGTIFRPDVEAIIKTALREKGLTGVKINVVPAAVDNKPKEPKKPRTGSVQAKALDHPTVQKAQKLFNAEISTVFDLRKD, from the coding sequence ATGCCGTATCAGGTTCTTGCACGCAAATATCGTCCGCAACGCTTCGCTGATGTGGCGGGGCAGGACCACGTCACTCGAACGCTGCAAAACGCGCTGGAACAGGGCCGTATTGCGCATGGCTACATCTTCAGCGGACATCGCGGTATCGGTAAGACGACCATCGCACGCATCCTTGCCTGTGCGCTGAACTGCCACAGGACGATTGGCTCGCCCGAGCGCCCGACGCCGGAGCCGTGTTTGACATGCGATGCCTGCCTGGAGATTCGTGCGGGCAACGCGGTCGACGTCATTGAAATTGACGCCGCCACGAACCGCGGCATCGATGAAATTCGCGAACTGCGCGATGCGGCACGTTACCGCCCGGCGCGTGATCGCTTCAAAATCTACATCCTTGACGAAGCGCACCAGATCACGGATGCCGCATTCAACGCGTTGCTGAAGACGCTGGAGGAGCCACCAGATCACATCGTCTTCATGATGGCGACGACGGAGCCGGAAAACATTCCGCAGACGATTCGTTCGCGTTGCCAGCACTTCAGTTTCCATGCTGTGAAGCTGGACGACATTCTGGGCGAGCTGCGTGGCATTGCGGCGCATGAAGGTGTCGCTGCGGATGAAGCTGCGTTGTCCCTGCTGGCTGAAGCCGGTGACGGCTCCATGCGCGACGCGCTATCCATCATGGATCAGGCAATTGCATCGGCTCCAGTGATCGACGGCAAGGCGCAACTGAGTGCCGCTGAAATCCGCGAACTCATGGGCACTGTACCAAACACGGTGTTTGAAGAGATTCTGGAATCCGTTGCTCGCAATGACGCTGCGACCGTGTTGACGACCGCAGGACGCCTTCTGGATGCAGGCAATTCGCCTTCCCAGATCGCGAGGCAGTTCGTGCGGTATCTCCGCAACTGCGTGGTTGCAAAGATTGCATCGTTGACCGAAGACGAGAATTCCAGTGACCTGCTACAGATCAGTCCAGATGAGCGGCGCCGCGCCGTTCGTACCGCTCTGCTGTTCACGGAAGAAGAACTGACGCGCTTCCTGAACGTGATGCTGCGCACCTTTGACGATCTTGGCTTCCGGCAGGAGCAGCGACTGCACCTGGAGATGGGCCTGATCAAGCTGGTGCACTTGCAGCGTCTCGTGCCCGTGGAAGAGTTCCTCGCACAACTGCCAAAGACGGCGGGCAATCCCACGCCGCGTGTTCTGCCACCGCAGCGTACGGCCATTCCTGCGGCCCCCGCACCTGTTCCACGGCCGTCAACTGCGTCGTCACGCTTCAGCGGAGCGCCTGAACCCGCTGCTCCGCGCACTCAGGCAGCCCCTGCGCCCTCCATTTCGACATCACCTTTCGCTTCCAACGCCGTGGAGTCATCGGCGCGCCCTGTCGCAAGCGTGATCTCGCAGCTGCAGACGGAAGGGAACCTCGCGCTGGCTCCCGAACCGGTAAAGGAGCCTGCAAATGTTTCGCCCCTGGCTCAGCCCGGCGTCATCACTATGCCGGAGCCAAGCACAGGACTGAATGCACATGTGGCCCCGTCGCCCATCGTTCTGGAAGAGCCAGTTGCGATATCGACGCAGGCCGATGAGAATTACGATCCTTCGTGGGAGAACATTGTTCCTCCTGAAGAAGATCCGGAGGCCACGGAGCCTGCATCGCAACCTGTTGCCACCGGCAGTGTTGCTTCAGGAACAGCGGAGTTGCAGGCAGCCGCGGTCGAAGCTCTCTTTGCCACGAAGAAGAACAACTCCGCCGCGGAGCAGCTGGAAGAGAGCCACTGGACGATTGCCGACGGCGAAGTGAAGATCGAAGTTTCGCTCTCCAAGCCGATGATTGGCACCATCTTCCGCCCCGATGTGGAAGCGATCATCAAGACGGCTCTCCGCGAAAAGGGCTTGACGGGTGTGAAGATCAACGTCGTCCCCGCCGCGGTTGACAACAAGCCGAAGGAGCCAAAGAAGCCTCGCACGGGCTCGGTGCAGGCCAAGGCTTTGGATCATCCCACAGTACAAAAGGCCCAGAAGCTGTTTAACGCGGAGATCAGCACAGTGTTCGATCTCCGCAAAGACTAG
- a CDS encoding phosphotransferase: MLESIPQEKQPAVEKALRSAFGTAEVYFVEELTRGLSSARIFRIQSLDKDWLLRVIVRDDPMANPEFHFSCMRTAADAGLAPPILYEDIDDRILITGFITPSTFPDDMAARMADVLRTLHSLPARHRIDYMKVMDGAVQRLPKLFPSEQTDEIIRGYQRAYDCPRDERDLVACHNDLKPDNVLFDGSRIWLVDWEAAFANDRYTELAVVANFWLKDGEEQEQSFLSRYFGEEPGAVRTARFFVMRQIMSCIYGAYFLFLATQAGLNPSWQDNSETFESFHRKLVSFEVYLLDANMQMQYGLLHLKRALEQMRAPRFRAAIDLLHGES, translated from the coding sequence ATGCTCGAATCCATACCGCAGGAAAAGCAACCCGCAGTTGAGAAGGCACTACGCTCAGCCTTTGGAACCGCAGAGGTGTATTTCGTTGAGGAGTTGACCCGAGGTCTTAGCTCAGCGCGAATCTTTCGTATTCAATCTCTGGACAAGGATTGGCTTCTACGGGTGATCGTCCGCGATGATCCAATGGCGAATCCTGAGTTTCATTTCAGTTGCATGCGGACCGCAGCTGACGCAGGACTTGCGCCGCCGATTCTTTATGAAGATATCGACGACCGGATACTGATCACCGGCTTCATCACTCCAAGTACATTTCCCGACGACATGGCAGCGCGGATGGCAGACGTTTTGCGAACACTTCACAGCCTTCCCGCCCGCCATCGAATCGATTACATGAAAGTGATGGATGGCGCCGTTCAGAGGCTTCCTAAGCTCTTTCCGTCTGAACAAACAGACGAGATCATCCGGGGATATCAGCGGGCGTATGACTGCCCGCGAGACGAACGCGATCTGGTCGCGTGCCACAACGATCTCAAACCAGACAATGTCCTTTTCGATGGAAGCCGTATCTGGCTGGTCGATTGGGAAGCAGCCTTCGCCAATGATCGCTATACCGAACTTGCCGTAGTGGCCAACTTCTGGCTGAAGGATGGCGAGGAGCAGGAGCAGTCCTTCCTCTCCCGCTACTTTGGTGAAGAGCCTGGTGCAGTCCGTACTGCACGATTTTTCGTCATGAGACAAATCATGTCGTGCATCTACGGAGCGTACTTCCTGTTCCTCGCGACACAAGCGGGCCTTAATCCGTCATGGCAGGACAACAGTGAGACCTTTGAGAGCTTTCATCGCAAGCTAGTCAGCTTTGAGGTGTACCTGCTGGATGCAAATATGCAGATGCAATATGGCTTGTTGCATCTAAAACGAGCCCTGGAACAGATGCGGGCACCACGCTTTCGCGCAGCGATCGATCTGCTGCACGGAGAAAGTTGA
- a CDS encoding YbaB/EbfC family nucleoid-associated protein, with protein sequence MDFGKLQEMMGQAQHMQAQMEEKLATTTAEATSGGGLVTARVNGRKELLRLKLDPNVLTAASGDIEMLEDLITAAINEAGRKADAQMQSETQGMLGGMDLGKLLG encoded by the coding sequence GTGGATTTCGGCAAACTGCAGGAGATGATGGGGCAGGCGCAGCACATGCAGGCCCAGATGGAAGAGAAGCTCGCCACTACCACGGCCGAAGCCACTTCGGGCGGTGGGTTGGTAACGGCCCGCGTGAACGGTCGCAAGGAGTTACTTCGGTTGAAGCTGGACCCGAATGTTCTCACGGCCGCTTCCGGCGACATTGAAATGCTGGAAGATTTGATCACGGCCGCTATCAACGAAGCCGGACGCAAGGCCGACGCGCAGATGCAGTCGGAGACGCAGGGCATGCTGGGCGGCATGGATTTAGGTAAGCTGCTCGGATAG
- a CDS encoding serine hydrolase: MSFSLLTCGSSAVAQSQDVVTSAVQQIIAQHHGKVAVYAHQLNTDKTIAIDADKPVQTASTIKLAMLWTAMREIGLGHAAWDEKLTLQPGEGVAGSGVLHFFDTPLSVTLKDVATMMVIVSDNTATNMMIDRFTTKKVDDNMTALGLDQTWLYKKVFKPAAGPMPADQAKFGLGKTTAQQISTVMEKIGRCDLNIAGQPAVGPAKAQVACKAAIEMLRNQFYRDTVPRYLETLDNTEAGSGIASKTGSLDATRSDVAIIAAKSGPIVLAVYTYENSDKGWSVDNEGEVTVAKIAKAIVSAWSSQGIDGKTLVPGLDLSQAK, translated from the coding sequence GTGAGTTTTTCCTTGCTGACGTGTGGCTCTTCTGCTGTTGCGCAGTCGCAGGACGTCGTCACGAGTGCCGTGCAACAGATCATCGCGCAGCATCATGGCAAAGTCGCTGTCTATGCCCACCAACTCAACACCGACAAGACGATTGCCATCGATGCGGACAAGCCCGTGCAGACAGCAAGCACCATCAAGCTGGCAATGCTGTGGACGGCCATGCGCGAGATTGGCCTGGGACACGCCGCATGGGACGAGAAGCTGACACTGCAACCGGGTGAGGGTGTGGCCGGCTCTGGCGTGTTGCATTTCTTCGATACGCCGCTGTCCGTCACGCTGAAGGATGTGGCCACGATGATGGTCATTGTCAGCGACAACACCGCCACCAACATGATGATTGACCGCTTCACAACGAAGAAGGTCGATGACAACATGACGGCGCTTGGTTTGGATCAGACGTGGTTGTACAAGAAGGTCTTTAAGCCAGCCGCTGGGCCAATGCCTGCGGATCAGGCAAAGTTCGGACTTGGCAAGACAACAGCGCAACAGATCAGCACTGTGATGGAAAAGATTGGTCGCTGCGATCTGAACATCGCTGGTCAGCCTGCGGTCGGTCCTGCAAAGGCGCAGGTGGCGTGCAAGGCAGCTATCGAGATGCTTCGCAATCAGTTCTACCGCGATACCGTACCCCGCTACCTGGAGACGCTGGATAACACGGAAGCGGGGAGCGGCATTGCGAGTAAGACCGGATCGCTGGATGCCACGCGGTCGGATGTAGCGATCATCGCGGCGAAGTCGGGCCCCATCGTGTTGGCGGTATACACGTACGAAAACAGCGATAAGGGTTGGAGCGTCGATAACGAAGGCGAAGTTACTGTGGCGAAGATCGCAAAGGCGATTGTGTCAGCATGGTCGTCGCAGGGAATCGACGGAAAGACATTGGTTCCAGGTCTCGACTTATCTCAAGCGAAATAA
- the metE gene encoding 5-methyltetrahydropteroyltriglutamate--homocysteine S-methyltransferase has protein sequence MATQALTTFPKLKTANLGFPRMGRQRELKFALEGYWTGKRTEAELLETASTLRAEHWKLQQSAGIDFIPANDFSLYDQVLDTLVLIGATPERFGSGKVTLERYFGMARNSKQQTAMEMTKWFDTNYHYLVPEWSAWLPFTVDTTKLLNEIAEARALGIEPRPVLIGPLTLLLLGKGVDGFDPFMLADKLIAAYKTVLQTLEQQNIQWVQIDEPILATDLPEGAAQFFRNAYAELTKSSIKLMLTTYFDHLGSNLSLAVEARTAGVHIDLVRAPQQLDEVLAAIAPEQVLSLGVVEGRNIWLTDFAVVREFLSKAVATLGAERVLVAPSCSLLHVPHDLRSETKLPARVKGWLRFAEEKLAEIAVNASSDEAAFTANVAAIADRAAAESSTNQEVRSKLAALLESDFARKSPYNERTTKQRAELGLPLFPTTTIGSFPQTAEVRKHRAAFKHGHESAEAYEAFLREATEHCIRQQEEIGLDVLVHGEFERNDMVEYFAEFLEGFVFTENGWVQSYGSRCVKPPIIFGDVSRPQPMTVKWTDYARSLTSRPMKGMLTGPITILQWSFVRNDIPRQQTAWQIALALRSEVNDLEAAGIRIIQVDEPALREGLPLRHADWETYLDWAVKAFRLSTSGVEDETQIHTHMCYCEFEDVLPSIAALDADVISMESARSRMELLDAFRAHGYPNEIGPGVYDIHSPRVPSAEEMGELLGLAINALKPGQVWVNPDCGLKTRGWPETVEALKNMCQAAVQARIHFTE, from the coding sequence ATGGCAACACAGGCACTTACAACATTTCCCAAGCTGAAGACAGCAAACCTCGGCTTCCCGCGCATGGGACGGCAGCGCGAACTGAAGTTTGCACTTGAAGGATATTGGACGGGCAAACGCACCGAAGCCGAACTTCTGGAAACAGCATCAACCCTTCGCGCGGAGCACTGGAAGCTTCAGCAGTCTGCGGGAATCGACTTTATTCCCGCCAACGACTTCTCGCTCTATGACCAGGTGCTCGACACGTTGGTCCTGATCGGCGCCACGCCGGAACGCTTTGGCAGCGGCAAGGTTACGTTGGAACGCTACTTTGGTATGGCGCGCAATAGTAAACAACAAACCGCCATGGAGATGACCAAGTGGTTCGATACGAACTACCACTACCTGGTCCCCGAGTGGAGTGCATGGCTTCCCTTCACCGTCGATACGACGAAGCTGCTGAATGAAATTGCAGAGGCACGTGCGCTTGGCATTGAACCCCGTCCTGTTCTCATTGGACCTCTGACGCTGCTGCTTCTAGGCAAGGGCGTGGATGGGTTTGATCCCTTCATGCTTGCGGACAAGCTCATAGCTGCCTACAAGACGGTTCTGCAAACGCTGGAGCAGCAGAACATCCAATGGGTTCAGATCGATGAACCGATCCTTGCTACTGACCTTCCCGAAGGCGCAGCACAGTTCTTCCGCAATGCGTACGCAGAGCTAACCAAATCTTCAATCAAGCTCATGTTGACCACCTACTTCGATCACCTTGGCAGCAACCTCTCATTGGCTGTTGAAGCACGCACCGCAGGCGTCCACATTGACCTTGTTCGTGCGCCACAGCAGTTGGACGAAGTTCTTGCGGCGATTGCGCCGGAACAGGTGCTGAGCCTCGGTGTGGTGGAAGGACGCAATATCTGGCTGACAGATTTTGCCGTTGTCCGAGAGTTTCTCTCAAAGGCTGTTGCTACTTTGGGAGCGGAGCGTGTCCTCGTTGCACCATCGTGCTCGCTGCTGCATGTGCCGCACGATCTGCGTAGTGAAACAAAGCTGCCTGCTCGTGTAAAAGGCTGGCTGCGCTTCGCAGAAGAAAAGCTCGCAGAGATCGCGGTGAATGCTTCTTCTGACGAAGCAGCATTCACCGCAAATGTAGCTGCGATTGCGGATCGTGCAGCAGCCGAATCCTCCACGAATCAGGAAGTGCGTTCGAAGCTTGCGGCACTGCTGGAATCAGACTTCGCGCGCAAGTCGCCTTACAACGAGCGCACAACGAAGCAGCGTGCCGAACTAGGCTTGCCGCTCTTCCCTACCACAACCATCGGTTCCTTCCCGCAGACAGCAGAAGTGCGCAAGCATCGCGCTGCATTCAAGCACGGCCACGAATCTGCAGAAGCCTACGAGGCATTTCTTCGCGAAGCCACGGAGCACTGCATTCGCCAGCAGGAAGAGATCGGCCTTGACGTGCTGGTTCACGGCGAATTTGAACGCAACGACATGGTTGAATACTTCGCAGAGTTTCTGGAAGGATTCGTCTTCACTGAGAACGGATGGGTGCAGAGCTACGGCTCGCGTTGTGTAAAGCCGCCCATCATCTTCGGTGACGTTTCGCGTCCGCAGCCAATGACGGTGAAGTGGACTGACTACGCGCGGTCGCTCACATCACGTCCCATGAAGGGCATGCTTACCGGTCCCATCACAATTCTGCAATGGTCGTTTGTACGCAACGATATCCCGCGCCAGCAGACCGCTTGGCAGATTGCCCTTGCGCTGCGTTCGGAGGTCAATGATCTGGAGGCAGCAGGCATCCGCATCATTCAGGTGGACGAGCCCGCGTTGCGCGAAGGTTTGCCGCTTCGTCATGCCGATTGGGAAACCTATCTTGACTGGGCAGTCAAAGCATTCCGACTCTCCACCAGCGGCGTAGAAGACGAGACGCAGATTCATACGCACATGTGCTACTGCGAGTTTGAAGACGTGTTGCCTTCCATTGCGGCGCTCGATGCAGACGTCATCTCGATGGAGTCTGCACGCTCGCGTATGGAATTGCTAGACGCTTTCCGCGCACATGGTTATCCCAACGAGATTGGACCGGGCGTGTACGACATCCACTCGCCTCGCGTCCCTTCTGCAGAAGAGATGGGCGAACTGCTTGGCCTTGCGATCAACGCTCTCAAGCCGGGGCAGGTCTGGGTCAATCCGGATTGCGGTTTGAAGACGCGTGGCTGGCCAGAGACGGTCGAGGCACTGAAAAACATGTGCCAGGCTGCTGTTCAAGCGCGCATTCATTTCACTGAGTAA
- a CDS encoding DUF6454 family protein, producing MMLRVMVMVLGLSLPAAAQLQGIEHASLADTQVLQGTVFHVQGIDLDKEHIWITSVDSTAHKGYLHQFNRKTGAFERQVDVSDGERYHPGGFSISGNSIWVPVAEYKPNSSATLLELDKKTLKVKRKISVADHVGCVAITKDSLIAGNWGSRKLYVIGMDGKVIRVIDTPSQNQYQDIKFVNGMLVGGGNLTKTTGAVDWYEWPSMKPVRSLASGTTDRGRLYSAEGMTVKGNDLYLLPEDGPTRVFHFVIDK from the coding sequence ATGATGTTGCGAGTAATGGTGATGGTTCTCGGCTTGTCGCTTCCTGCGGCGGCACAGTTGCAAGGTATTGAACATGCGAGTCTGGCCGATACCCAGGTGCTTCAAGGCACGGTGTTCCATGTGCAGGGCATTGACCTGGATAAGGAACACATCTGGATCACGTCGGTGGATTCCACCGCGCATAAAGGGTATCTGCATCAGTTCAATCGAAAGACCGGAGCGTTTGAGCGGCAGGTGGACGTTAGCGATGGAGAACGCTATCACCCCGGTGGCTTCTCCATCAGTGGCAACTCCATTTGGGTTCCCGTCGCGGAGTACAAGCCAAACAGCAGCGCAACACTACTGGAGCTGGATAAGAAAACGCTGAAGGTCAAACGAAAAATTTCGGTTGCGGATCACGTCGGTTGCGTTGCGATCACAAAAGATTCGTTGATTGCAGGGAACTGGGGCAGCCGCAAACTGTATGTCATCGGCATGGATGGCAAGGTGATTCGCGTGATTGATACGCCGTCGCAGAATCAGTATCAGGACATCAAGTTTGTAAACGGAATGCTGGTGGGTGGCGGCAATCTGACGAAGACTACCGGCGCGGTCGATTGGTACGAGTGGCCGTCGATGAAGCCGGTGCGCTCCCTCGCATCAGGAACGACGGATCGTGGTCGGCTTTACAGTGCGGAAGGCATGACAGTGAAGGGCAACGACCTGTACCTCCTGCCGGAGGACGGCCCAACACGCGTATTTCATTTCGTGATCGACAAGTAG
- a CDS encoding DNA polymerase III subunit delta' encodes MFRFSDFVGNTATVVHLRRAIASGRLPSSILLSGPAGSGKYTLSLLLTMSLLCENQPREAHADGDLADFCGHCRHCTRIAEAMDLPALVDAAVAAREELRETDKKETRVLIQTHPDVLILPPDPPQLLVKLGQVRTLIRGIYTLPGETKHRVYLFPSAAFMKEAANSLLKVLEEPPAYAHIVLMAEHPGELLPTIRSRCAPVRLGALSAPEIEDLLATRKPEVKPAQRALIARLAQGAAGKALSFDLEGYLAARTDAIVLLRSAVLDSEHTDLFKTTETYRAGADGQQKTQAMLAALAGLLEDLLLLRSGVPDRVRNVDMRRDLDTLADSVTFEWLENALRGMDQVISGMRRNLLRSLSLDAFAESMSSGRR; translated from the coding sequence ATGTTCCGCTTTTCTGATTTCGTGGGCAACACCGCTACCGTGGTGCATCTTCGCCGCGCCATTGCCTCGGGGCGACTGCCCTCGTCCATTCTGCTGAGCGGTCCCGCAGGTAGCGGTAAGTACACGCTTTCGTTGCTGCTGACGATGTCGTTGCTTTGCGAAAACCAGCCGCGCGAGGCTCATGCAGATGGCGATCTTGCCGACTTCTGCGGACACTGCCGTCACTGCACACGCATTGCAGAGGCGATGGACCTTCCGGCGTTGGTGGATGCTGCGGTTGCAGCGCGTGAAGAACTGCGTGAGACAGACAAGAAAGAGACACGCGTGCTGATTCAAACGCACCCGGATGTACTCATTCTTCCGCCCGATCCGCCGCAGCTTTTGGTCAAGCTCGGACAGGTGCGCACGCTGATTCGTGGCATCTACACTCTGCCCGGTGAGACAAAACACCGCGTGTATCTCTTTCCGTCGGCAGCGTTCATGAAAGAAGCAGCGAACAGCCTCCTAAAAGTGCTGGAGGAACCGCCTGCTTACGCGCACATCGTTCTCATGGCCGAACATCCGGGCGAACTGCTTCCAACCATCCGCAGCCGCTGCGCGCCCGTTCGCCTCGGAGCTTTATCTGCACCAGAGATTGAAGACCTGTTAGCGACGCGAAAGCCCGAAGTGAAGCCCGCACAACGCGCGTTGATTGCGCGCCTGGCACAGGGAGCAGCCGGTAAGGCCCTCAGCTTCGACCTTGAGGGTTATCTTGCTGCGCGCACCGATGCCATAGTTCTACTGCGTTCTGCCGTCCTTGATTCGGAACACACAGACCTATTTAAGACGACGGAAACGTATCGCGCCGGGGCGGATGGCCAGCAGAAGACTCAGGCCATGCTTGCTGCACTGGCAGGATTGCTGGAAGACCTGCTACTTCTGCGCAGCGGCGTCCCGGACCGCGTCCGCAACGTGGACATGCGTCGCGATCTCGACACGCTTGCTGACTCCGTCACCTTCGAGTGGCTGGAGAATGCGCTACGCGGCATGGATCAGGTCATCAGCGGGATGCGTCGCAACCTGTTGCGTTCACTGTCGCTAGATGCTTTTGCGGAATCCATGTCCAGCGGTCGTCGTTAA
- a CDS encoding bifunctional diguanylate cyclase/phosphodiesterase — MASTAGWVPAPLPYNEAERLRVLKSYCVLDSDPEPGFDYLTRLAAELFRVPIVLVSLIDEHRQFFKSAIGIDLRESPRDTSFCAYSILGNEPLVVLDAQENERFRTNPFVIGEPNIRFYAGAPLVGRDGMMLGGFSIIDQKPRLEFSERERECLKQFAALTVLIMENRLYPERLSRIGDEIVRANERFKLATQAATEGIWDWDCVHDSLYLSARARAIVGEEPVDCYVGIEDWMNRIHPSDRARVSTISDLYATKALSFYAEYRVSHTDGRWRWIANRSIAVRNSEGEPIRLVGAMVDITERKTVDVLTGLATRTHLLEHLERLMEAGSPAEDNFAVYAINLDSFKLLNSGLGRAAGDRVLQEVGLRLSKRASVHPDSIAARLSADEFALILGGKRNEQEALRVAEELSALLGSSIGLDDKRISLSVSIGLAMRSHPCDGASDLLQCAEIALGEAKLHGGGNRLVFSETMRHGMLRQLELSSALHNAISNEELEVYYQPKLHLPSRKVIGFEALVRWHHPKFGMISAEEFISIAEQFDLIVELGTLVLTRSIEQLAQWRENGLVDEEVSMAVNLSALQLVDKRLGRMLRELTQKYRVPPQCISLEVTEGVLIDDTERANEILEELKSTGILLDLDDFGTGYSSLSYLQRFPFDGLKVDRSFVMNMLDSREKAALVRSIIALAHALHLNVIAEGIETAEQLDLLREMGCEYGQGYLFSRPLPASGMDTFLATALTA, encoded by the coding sequence ATGGCTTCAACAGCTGGCTGGGTTCCAGCGCCGCTTCCGTATAACGAAGCTGAACGCCTCCGCGTTTTGAAAAGCTATTGTGTTCTGGATAGCGACCCGGAGCCGGGGTTCGATTATTTGACGCGTCTCGCGGCGGAACTCTTTCGGGTGCCAATCGTATTGGTCTCGCTGATCGACGAACATCGCCAGTTTTTTAAGTCCGCCATTGGAATAGACCTGCGCGAAAGTCCGCGAGACACATCCTTCTGCGCCTATTCGATTCTGGGAAATGAACCGCTCGTGGTTCTCGATGCGCAGGAGAACGAACGCTTTCGGACGAATCCTTTTGTGATCGGCGAACCGAACATCCGATTTTATGCTGGAGCCCCTCTAGTGGGTCGCGATGGCATGATGCTGGGCGGCTTCTCCATCATTGATCAAAAGCCGCGGCTCGAATTCTCGGAACGTGAGCGCGAGTGCCTGAAACAGTTTGCAGCCCTGACGGTACTGATTATGGAGAACCGTCTTTATCCAGAACGACTATCGCGCATTGGCGATGAAATCGTGCGGGCAAACGAACGCTTCAAGCTCGCCACCCAGGCTGCGACAGAGGGTATCTGGGATTGGGATTGCGTTCACGATTCGTTGTATCTGTCAGCTCGTGCACGCGCCATTGTTGGGGAAGAGCCAGTCGATTGCTATGTTGGAATTGAAGACTGGATGAACAGGATTCATCCCTCCGACAGAGCGCGCGTTAGCACGATCAGCGATTTGTACGCGACGAAAGCCCTATCTTTCTATGCTGAATATCGCGTAAGCCATACGGATGGACGCTGGCGGTGGATCGCGAATCGCAGCATCGCCGTCAGAAACAGTGAAGGAGAGCCCATACGTCTGGTCGGCGCGATGGTGGACATTACCGAGCGCAAGACGGTGGATGTGCTTACCGGATTGGCCACAAGAACTCATCTGCTGGAGCATCTGGAACGGCTGATGGAGGCAGGATCACCTGCAGAGGACAATTTCGCGGTCTATGCCATCAACCTGGACTCGTTCAAGCTGTTGAACAGCGGGCTCGGGCGCGCGGCAGGAGACCGTGTGCTGCAGGAAGTTGGTCTCCGTCTTTCCAAGCGGGCTTCCGTTCATCCAGATAGCATCGCCGCCCGTCTTTCCGCGGATGAATTCGCCTTGATACTGGGTGGAAAGCGGAATGAACAGGAGGCGCTCCGGGTTGCCGAGGAACTGAGTGCATTGCTCGGAAGTTCTATTGGTCTCGATGACAAACGGATTTCGCTTTCCGTGAGTATTGGCCTTGCCATGCGATCACATCCCTGTGATGGTGCGAGTGATCTGTTGCAATGCGCGGAAATTGCGCTGGGCGAAGCCAAATTGCATGGCGGTGGCAACCGGCTGGTTTTCTCGGAGACGATGCGGCATGGGATGCTCCGGCAGCTTGAGCTTTCTTCAGCACTTCACAATGCCATCTCCAACGAGGAGCTGGAGGTTTATTACCAGCCCAAACTTCATCTGCCTTCGCGTAAGGTCATAGGGTTTGAAGCGCTTGTGCGCTGGCATCATCCCAAGTTTGGCATGATCTCAGCGGAAGAGTTCATCAGCATTGCGGAACAGTTTGACCTGATCGTAGAACTTGGGACGCTGGTGCTGACGCGTTCGATTGAGCAGTTGGCGCAATGGCGTGAGAACGGCCTGGTGGATGAGGAGGTCTCCATGGCTGTCAATCTTTCCGCGCTTCAACTGGTGGACAAGCGACTTGGAAGGATGTTGCGAGAACTTACGCAGAAGTATCGCGTCCCGCCACAATGTATCTCACTCGAGGTTACGGAAGGCGTCCTAATCGACGATACGGAACGCGCCAACGAGATACTGGAAGAGTTGAAGAGCACCGGCATCCTACTGGATCTCGACGATTTCGGAACGGGCTATTCCTCACTCAGTTACCTCCAACGCTTTCCCTTTGACGGTCTGAAGGTGGATCGCTCCTTCGTGATGAACATGTTGGATAGCCGCGAGAAGGCGGCGCTGGTGCGCTCGATCATCGCGTTGGCACATGCGCTGCATCTCAATGTGATTGCAGAAGGAATTGAAACTGCAGAGCAGCTTGATCTGCTTCGCGAGATGGGTTGCGAATACGGACAGGGATATCTTTTCTCAAGACCGCTGCCCGCGTCTGGCATGGACACATTTCTTGCGACGGCTCTAACGGCGTAG